The genomic DNA AAATGAATACGAAACATGAGAATAGTCGATATCTCCCAGGCATTACATTGCCAAGCACAATCGTAGCCTACTCTTCTTTAGAAGAAGCATTAGTAGATGTAAATACAGTACTGCTAGTAGTACCGACGAAAGCGTACAGAGATGTATTACAAGAGATGAAAGAAATTGTTACAGAACCGATTACTTGGATTCATGCGAGTAAAGGGATTGAACCTGGTACGTCAAAACGTATTTCGGAAGTGATCGAGGAAGAAATTCCAGAGAACTTAATTAAAGATGTTGTTGTATTGTCTGGACCGAGTCATGCTGAAGAAGTTGGTTTACGACAAGCGACAACAGTTACGTCTGCAGCAAAGCGTATGGAAGCGGCTGAGGAAGTACAAGATTTATTTATGAATAGTTATTTCCGTGTATACACAAATCCAGATATCGTTGGAGTTGAACTTGGTGGTGCGTTAAAAAATATTATCGCATTAGCTGCTGGTATAACTGATGGTCTTGGATTAGGTGATAATGCAAAAGCGGCATTGATGACACGTGGTTTAACAGAGATTGCTCGTTTAGGAAGAAAAATGGGCGGGAATCCGTTAACGTTTGCTGGTCTAACCGGTATGGGAGACTTAATTGTAACTTGTACAAGTGTTCATAGCCGAAATTGGCGCGCTGGAAATATGCTTGGAAAAGGACATTCTTTAGAAGAAGTGTTAGAAAGCATGGGTATGGTTGTGGAAGGTGTAAGAACAACGAAAGCTGCTCATGAATTGGCAGAGAAAATGGAAGTTGAAATGCCGATTACAGCTGCTTTATATGACGTGCTGTTCAATGGGAATAACGTAAAAGATGCGGTAGGCTCATTGATGGGACGTGTTCGAAAACATGAAGTGGAAGCTATACCTGACTTACTGTAAAGAAAAGCGACAGAAGTACATTTGTACTTCTGTCGCTTTTTTATTTTATGGGTCTTTTCACCATTTTTTTATTTTTGCATAGGATGAAGAGTAACTTGAGGAGAGGGTGAAAAGAATGGATAATAACATTTTTAATAATATTGAGAAGGAAGCGAAAGTAAATAAAGAGGATATTTTTAAATTAGCGTCATCCGTGCAAAATGCGAATTTACGTGATGAAACTGTACTTCGTCAATTAATTCATCAAGTGGCTCTTATGGCGGGACGTGAAGTGCCGAAAGAGCAAGAGGATCAAATTGTAAAAGCGATTATTAATAATAATATGCCAGCAGATTTTGGCTCGTTAAGCAAAATGTTTAAAAAATAAATTATGAGAAACAAAGAGTTTGTAGATTGCATATGATAGCCATGAAAGAATAGGAATAGAGCTGTTTTTGGGCATATTTGGTCAACCGAAGCGAGAGATACAATCGCTTCGGTTTTATTTTTATCTAGATTAGTGGAAAATGCTGAAAAACCTATTGATTAAAGTTACATATTCGTAATTTGTAGTAAAATGTTCTTTTTGTATTTGTTTAAAGATTTTAATTTGTTAAAATAGTATAAAAATAGATTAATAAAAAGGGGTGTGTATATGTCAGAAGGGCTTATGAAAATGTGGTTGGCTTTAGGGGCAATTGGATTTATGTTTTTTGCAGTAAGTTTTATTTTATTAAGTAGACATAAAATACAGAATAAATTATTGAAAGGGATTACAGCGTTAGTAGCGTACACCCTTATGGTTGTGTCAGGAATTGTTATTTTTCTTGTTGTATTTAGTGGACCTGTACAGCAGTAAATGGAATGGTCTCGAAAATACTACATACGGAGCAAGTTATATTAGTATGAAAAGGTGATGCTAGTGAAAAAAGTCCATATTATTTTAATATTTTGTTGTATGAGCCTTTTAACGGGGTGTCTGTATCCGAAAGAAAATATGAAGCAAAATGCGGTTCCTTATGAAGATCAGCTACAGGTTGTTCAAAAAGCTGTTGTGACATTTAAGGAGCAAAATGATGGGATATTGCCAATTAAGACGAGGGATATGAGTACACCTATTTATCAAAAGTATCCAATCGACTTTCAACAGATTGCCCCGCGTTACATACAAGAAGCACCAGGGAATGCATATGAAAGTGGAGGAGTATATCAATACGTATTAATAGACGTTGAAACAAATCCAACAGTAAAGTTAATTGATGTTAGGATGGCTGAACAAATTCAGGAACTATCTTTAAAGCTTAGGATGTATCGTGATGAACATCAATATCCACCTTTTAAAAAAGTAATTTCAGATGGTGTATATGAATTGGATTTTAAAAAACTAGGATATAAAGATGTGCCACAAGTGACAAGTCCATATTCTGGTAAAGGACTTCCTTTTGTAATTAATGAAAAAGGAGAAGTTTTTGTTGATTATAGAATCGACTTATATGACGCTTTGAAAAAAAATGAAGGGCAGTTTACGGAGGGAGAAGATATTCGAAATATACTTTCGAAAGGTTCCCCGTTTGTACCAGCTTATTCTTTACCGTACACAGTAAAGGACGGAGAACCAATTTTTTTAAAATCATAAGTCATGAACCTTTCTTTTAGTGAATAAGTTCTAGAAGAAAGGTTTTTTATGTTATACAACTTACGATGCAAACAAAAGATATTTTTTAATAGTCATATGAAATTGGACAAAATTATATGATATATTGTCCGAACTTCTAGAATACCATTATATTATATCAGATATTATAGGCAACGTTAGAGAAGGTATTAGTTGACTATAAAAGCGGAATTATTCCCAAAAATTTTGAGGGAGGGAATCACTTGGAAAAGGTAGATATTTTTAAAGATATTGCAGAACGAACAGGCGGTGATATTTATTTTGGAGTTGTAGGAGCTGTTCGAACAGGGAAATCAACATTCATTAAAAAATTTATGGAACTTGTAGTTATTCCAAATATTGAGAATGAGTCTGACCGTCAAAGAGCGCAGGATGAATTGCCTCAAAGTGCTGCTGGTCGTACAATTATGACGACGGAACCGAAGTTTGTTCCAAACCAAGCGGTTTCTATCGAAGTAGATGAAGGACTTGAAGTGAATATTCGATTAGTAGATTGTGTTGGATATACGGTTCCAGGAGCGAAGGGCTATGAGGATGAGAATGGCCCGCGCATGATTAATACCCCTTGGTATGAAGAACCTATTCCATTCCATGAAGCTGCAGAAATCGGCACGCGTAAAGTAATTCAAGAACATTCAACAATTGGTGTTGTAATTACAACAGATGGAACAATTGGTGAAATTCCAAGAAGAGATTATATAGAGGCAGAAGAACGCGTTGTAAATGAATTGAAAGAAGTAGGAAAACCTTTCATTATGATAATTAATACGGTACAGCCGTATCATCCAGATACAGAGCAATTACGCCAAAGTTTATCAGAAGAATATGATATCCCGGTTATTGCAATGAGTGTGGAGAGTTTAAGAGAAACAGATGTATATAATGTACTTCGTGAAGCGCTATTTGAATTCCCTGTATTAGAAGTGAATGTGAACCTTCCGAGCTGGGTAATGGTGCTAAATGAAGGGCATTGGTTGCGTCAAAGTTATCAAGAAGCAGTTCAAGAAACTGTGAAGGATATAAAACGTCTTCGTGATGTGGATCGGGTTGTTTGGCAGTTTAGTCAATATGAATTTATTGATCGAGCGAGCTTAGCTGGCATTGATATGGGGCAAGGTGTGGCGGAGATTGATTTATATGCGCCAGATGAATTATATGATCAGATTTTAAAAGAAGTAGTAGGGGTAGAAATTCGGGGGAAAGATCATTTATTGAAGCTTATGCTCGATTTATCTCATGCGAAAACAGAATACGACCAAGTCGCAGACGCACTGCGTATGGTTAAGCAAACAGGATATGGTGTAGCAGCGCCTGCGCTAGCAGATATGAGCTTAGATGAGCCAGAAATTATTCGTCACGGTTCAAGGTTTGGTGTGAAGTTAAAAGCGGTAGCGCCATCCATTCATATGATTAAAGTAGATGTAGAGTCAACGTTTGAACCGATCATTGGTACTGAAAAGCAAAGTGAAGAATTAGTTCGTTATTTAATGCAAGATTTTGAAGATGACCCGTTATCAATTTGGAATTCTGATATATTTGGACGTTCGCTTAGCTCAATTGTTCGAGAAGGAATTCAAGCGAAATTATCCTTAATGCCAGAAAACGCTAGATATAAATTAAAAGAAACGCTAGAAAGAATTATTAATGAAGGATCTGGCGGATTAATTGCGATTATACTATAAGAAAAATCCCTCTCATTGTAGAGGGATTTTTTGTTTTTTTTTGATTATAAAATAGAAAAATAAACAGTCATTATCTAATACATTGTTGTAAACTGTCAAGTTTCATCAGATTTTCACATTTTCACAGTAACAATTTCCTTAAAAATATTGAATTATAAAGGAGAATCGTATAATATAGGCGTTGATAATGATTTATCTACATCTTTGTAGTATAGAATTTGTAAAAATTGCCTACAAATGAAAGTAAGACTCATTTTATGATCATTATACAGTCTTATCTTTGGGAGGAGGTGAATGGCATGAACAAGACAGATTTAATCAATGCTGTTGCAGAAGCAAGTTCCCTTTCTAAAAAGGACGCAACAAAAGCAGTAGACGCTGTTTTTGATTCTATCTTAGAAGCTTTAAAACAAGGTGATAAAGTACAACTGATCGGATTCGGTAACTTCGAAGTTCGTGAGCGTGCGGCTCGTAAAGGTCGTAACCCACAAACAGGTGAGGAGATTGAAATCGCTGCAAGTAAAGTACCTGCATTCAAACCTGGTAAAGCGTTAAAAGATGCGGTTAAATAATCCTTACATATTAACAGGGAAGAAGAGTTTCCTTTTTGGGAACTCTTCTTTTTGCTTTTAAAAACATAAATATGCTAGAATGTGTTCGTATCACTTTTAGGTTTTCGGGAGGGCTAGCGGATGGCAAAAGTTAATTTAGAACAAATTGAACATGCAGTACGCCTTATTTTAGAGGCGATTGGGGATGATCCAAATCGTGAGGGAGTACTTGATACACCAAAACGTGTTGCAAAAATGTACGCAGAAGTGTTCTCAGGTATGCATGAAGATCCGAAAGAGCATTTGCATAAAGTATTCGGAGAAGATCACGAAGAGCTTGTACTAGTAAAAGATATACCATTTTATTCGATGTGTGAGCATCATTTAGTTCCATTCTATGGAGTTGCTCACGTTGCATATATTCCGCAAGGTGGAAAGGTGACAGGGTTAAGTAAATTAGCTCGTACTGTAGATACAATTGCACGTCGTCCACAACTGCAAGAACGTATTACATCAACAGTAGCGAACTCTATTATGGAAGTATTAGAGCCTCATGGTGTAATGGTAGTAGTAGAAGCAGAACATATGTGTATGACGATGCGTGGTGTGAAAAAACCAGGTGCGAAAACAGTAACGACAGCAGTGCGTGGTGTGCTTGAAAATGATGCTGCAGCGCGCAGTGAAATTTTATCGTTTATTAAAACGAAGTAAAGAAAAGCGGGAAACTGCTTTTCTTTTTTTTTTTAGTAAATAAATGATATAGTTTTAGCTAGACAGAGTGAGATTAGAAAAATTGCTTACATGAATGGTAGGTGTAGCCAAGTTTTGGTTATAGAAAATAGAGTGTATGTGTTATAATAAGTTTTATGAATTAGAAAACAAGGGTGATTTTTTGTGTGTGACATCTACGGAGGGTATGCGGGTATAAAAGAGAAATTGATGGAGAAATTACGCCATCCTTATTTTATAAACTATATTGAAGAACCATTTATTGATGAAGAAAAGATAGCATTGTTATATGGTGCTTTAAAGAGTGCAAACTTACATATAGAACAAATTGAGCATTACGTAGTAACGATTATGCTTGTGCAAATTGCGCTTGATACGCATGAAAAGGTATCAAATAAAGCAGGCGAGGAAGCGATTGAATCGCATAAATGTCGTCAATTAACAGTACTTGCAGGCGATTACTATAGTGGACTATATTATTATTTATTGTCTATGAATCGTGATATTGTTTTAATTCGTGCACTTGCTGAAGGAATTAAAGAGATAAATGAACACAAAATTATGTTATACCAAAAAGCGCATGAAACGACGGATGACATAATGAAAAGCGTAGTAACGATTGAGTCTGCGCTCCTTCAAAAAACATGTGATCATTTTCAATTATCACATTGGAAGCCATTTATCACATACGTATTAGGTGGAAATCGTCTTCAAAAAGAAATTCAATTGTATGCTGATAAACAACATTCACCTGTTTTTCAAGCGATGCAAGATGCTTTAGGGGATAAAGCAGAAGTAGTGATTAATAGTTGGATGATGGAATTGAGAAAGAAAGAAAAACAATTTTTAGAAAATCACATAGACATTAATGAAATAAATTCTGTGTTAAGGGATAAATAGAAGACATAAGCAATTTTACATTGGAAGAAGGTACGAGCATGCAACAATCAAAAGAAGAAAGAGTACATGACGTATTTGAAAAGATTTCTGATAAATACGATGTGATGAATTCTGTAATTAGTTTTCAAAGACATAAAGCGTGGCGTAAAGAAACGATGCGAATTATGGATGTACAACCAGGTAGTCAAGCGCTTGATGTATGCTGTGGAACCGCAGATTGGACAATTGCGCTAGCTGGAGCGGTAGGTGAACAAGGAAAGGTTGTTGGCTTAGACTTCAGTGAAAATATGTTATCTGTCGGTAAGCAAAAGGTAGAGGCGTTACAATTAAAACAAGTAGAACTTCTACATGGGAATGCAATGGAACTTCCATTTGAAGATAATACGTTTGATTATGTGACGATTGGGTTTGGTTTACGTAACGTACCGGATTATATGCACGTATTAAAAGAAATGACACGTGTAGTAAAACCAGGTGGAAAAGTAATCTGTTTAGAAACATCTCAACCAACAATGATTGGTTTTCGACAAGGGTATATTTTATACTTTAAATATATCATGCCGTTATTTGGAAAGATGTTTGCGAAAAGTTATAAAGAATATTCATGGCTTCAAGAATCTGCTAGTACGTTCCCAGGGATGAAAGAACTGGCTCAAATGTTTGAGCAAGCTGGACTTGAACGTGTGCAAGTAAAACCATTTACTTTTGGGGTAGCAGCGATGCATTTAGGTATTAAACCAGAATCAAAATAGAAAAAAGAAGTTTTAGGTTAAGGTGAACAATATGAAGTTACAACTTATGTACTCTTTTTTACGATCGGATATTAATGTGATAGAAAAAGAATTAAAAAAGACAGTCGCTTCTGAACAGCCATTAGTAGAAGAGGCAGCATTACAGCTTATTGAAGCTGGTGGGAAGCGAATTCGTCCTGTATTTGTGTTGCTTGCAGGGAAATTTGGAGATTATAAGTTAGATGCAATTAAGCATGTTGCTGTTGCGTTAGAACTTATTCATATGGCTTCTCTTGTTCACGATGATGTTATTGATGCTGCATTTTTACGACGCGGCAGTGCGACTGTGAATGCAAAATGGGGAGATCGTATTGCGATGTATACAGGGGACTATCTGTTCGCTAAGTCTCTTGAATGTATAACAAATATCGAAATTCCAGAGGCACATCAAGCGTTATCGCATACTATTTTAGAAGTCTGTAAAGGTGAAATTGAACAAATTAAAGATAAATACAATTATGACCAAAATTTAAGAACGTATTTAAGAAGAATAAAGCGAAAAACAGCATTATTAATTGCCGCGAGTTGTCAATTGGGAGCGATTGCTGCTGGTGCTAATCGTGATACGGTAAATCGTCTATTTTGGTATGGGTATTTTGTAGGAATGTCTTATCAAATTATTGATGACATTTTAGACTTCGTTTCTACAGAAGAGAAACTTGGAAAACCTGCTGGTGGAGATTTACTACAAGGGAATATTACACTTCCTGCTTTATATGCGATGGAAGATCCCGTACTTCGTCAGAAAATCACATCTGTACATGAAAATTCAACAGCAAGTGAAATGCAAGAAATTATTGATGCTGTAAAAAATAGTACAGCAATTGATCAAGCATTTGCGTTTAGTGAACGTTATTTACATAAAGCTTTAGAAATAATAAAACCACTCCCACGTGGACAAGCAAAGTACGCATTACAAAATGTTGCAAAGTATATTGGAAAACGAAAATTTTAATGTTTATTCTAAAAAATAAAATAATCTCTCTATTTCAAAACTATTGCACAATTGTGATAAGGGTGATAATATGTGTGTGGGGATATACAATTACATACATAATTCAGAAGTGGAGAGATTTTTTATGGAAAAAACATTTCTAATGGTAAAACCAGACGGTGTACAACGTGCCTTCATTGGGGAAATTGTAGCTCGTTTTGAGAAAAAAGGCTTTCAATTAGTTGGTGCAAAATTAATGCAAGTCACTCCGGAAATTGCTGGACAACACTACGCTGAGCATAAGGAAAAACCTTTCTTTGGTGAGTTAGTAGACTTTATTACATCTGGACCTGTGTTCGCAATGGTATGGCAAGGTGAAGGTGTAGTAGATACAGCGCGTAACATGATGGGGAAAACAAGACCACATGAAGCAGCTCCTGGAACAATTCGTGGAGATTTCGGTGTAACTGTTGCGAAAAACATTATCCATGGTTCTGATTCTTTAGAAAGCGCAGAGCGCGAGATTGCTATTTTCTTTAAAGAAGAAGAATTAGTTGACTACTCAAAATTAATGAATGAATGGATTTACTAATTATTTTGAAATAATTTGTAAACGCTTTAATCACTGTGATAATAGTAAAAAGTGCAAGAAGAATAGGGGTATTCTTCTTGCACTTTTTTTATTTTCAATTAGTTACGAAGTTTGAGCTGTTATGATATATTGATATTTAAATTAGGCCTATCGGAAATATAGAATAAGAAAATGGTCGATATATGATATAATTTCTTTAATATTTTTAGAATGATAAAAGTTAATATAGTGAGATAAATACATATACGAAAAGAGGAATAACGTATGCGATATATTACAGCTGGTGAATCTCATGGTCCGCAACTTACAACAATTATAGAGGGTGTTCCAGCAGGATTGTCTTTAGTAGCGGATGATATAAACGAAGAGTTAGCTAGAAGGCAAAAGGGGTATGGGCGTGGTAGACGCATGCAAATTGAAACGGATCAAGTGCAAATTTTAAGTGGTGTTAGACATGGAGAAACATTAGGTTCCCCTATTGCACTCGTTGTTGAAAATCGTGATTTTGCCCATTGGATAAAAGTTATGGGTGCAGAACCTTTAACGAAACAAGAAGAAAAAGAGATGAAAAGGAAAGTGACAAAACCAAGGCCTGGGCATGCTGATTTAAATGGTGCAATTAAATATGGTCATAGAGATATGAGGAATGTACTGGAACGTTCGTCAGCGCGCGAAACGACGGTGCGTGTTGCTGCTGGTGCGGTTGCTAAAAAGGTGTTAGCAGAACTTGGTATTGAAGTGGCGGGCCATGTAATTGAAATTGGCGGTGTACAAGCTAAGGAGGTTACGTATAGTTCAATTGAAGAATTAAAGAGTATTACAGAAGCATCTCCTGTACGTTGCTTAGATGACGAAGCTGGTAACCAAATGATGAAAGCGATTGATGATGCGAAAGCAAATGGTGATTCAATTGGTGGAATCGTTGAAGTAATTGTGGAAGGAATGCCAATTGGAGTAGGTAGCTACGTGCATTATGATCGAAAACTGGATGCGAAATTAGCAGCTGCAATTATGAGTATTAATGCTTTTAAAGGTGTCGAGATTGGAATTGGTTTTGAAGCAGCGCATAGACCGGGAAGTGAAGTTCATGATGAAATTCTATGGAATGAGGAGCATGGATATACAAAAAGAACAAATAATGCAGGTGGATTGGAAGGTGGTATGACGACTGGAATGCCAATTGTTGTGCGCGGTGTGATGAAACCGATACCTACACTTTATAAACCTCTTCAAAGTGTAGATATTGATACGAAAGAGCCTTTTACAGCGAGCATTGAACGTTCAGATAGTTGTGCAGTACCAGCAGCTAGTGTCGTTGCAGAAGCGGTTGTGGCTTGGGAATTAGCAACAGCTTTAATAGAACAATTCGGATTAGATCGTATGGAACTGATTCGTGAAAATATTGAGAAACATAATGAATATGCGAGGGGATTTTAATGGGAAACATACATATTCAAACGAAATCAAAAGAATATGATGTACATGTTGGTAAAGAAGCGTTGTCACACTTAACAATGATCGTTCAAAATATGCAGCCAGCTGTATCTAACGTAATGATCATTTCAGATGAAGCTGTTGCATCACTACATTTACAGACAGTTATCGATGCATTACAAGTGGAGCAGGACGTGTTTTCGTTTGTTGTACCAAGTGGCGAAAAAGAGAAGTCTTTCGAAAATTTCTATGCGGCTCATACGTCAGCTCTTGAAAATAAATTAGATAGAAATTCTTTAATTCTTGCACTGGGAGGCGGAATGATTGGAGATTTAGCTGGTTTTGTTGCTGCATCGTTTATGCGTGGTATTCGCTTTGTGCAGGTTCCGACGACTTTATTAGCGCACGATAGCGCAGTAGGTGGGAAAGTAGCGATTAATCATCCGTTAGGTAAAAATATGATTGGTGCATTCCATCAGCCAGAAGCAGTTGTATATCATACACCGTTTTTACAGTCTCTTCCTAAAAAAGAGTGGCGTTCAGGTTATGCAGAGGTGATAAAGCATGCTCTTATTGGTGATGTGGAGCTATATCATTGGTTAAAAGAAGAAGTGCAAACATTAGCGGATCTTCGTGATGAGAAGTTAATCCATATATTAACGAAGGCGATTCCTGTAAAGGCAAATGTTGTATCACAAGATGAAACAGAGAAGGGTGTACGTGCCCATTTGAACTTTGGACATACGTTAGGACATGCTCTTGAAAAAGAGCTAGGGTATGGAAATATTACTCACGGTGACGGCGTAGCGGTTGGAATGTTATTCGCCATATTTTTAAGTGAGCAAGTGTACAAGGTTAATCTTGCTTATGAAGATATGAAGCAGTGGTTCTTGAAATACGGCTATCCAAAAATGCCAAGAGATTTGAATGTAGAGCGCCTCGTTCAATTGATGAAACAAGATAAGAAAGCAAATGCAGGAGCAATTCATATGGTGCTTATGCAGGAATATGGGGTAGTGAATGTCGTATCTATTTCAGATGAGACTGTTCATATTGCGTTAGAGGCATTTCAAAAAGATATGGTTTAAAATGATAGCGAAGTGTTGTGAAGTGCTCATTTAGAGGTATTCTCGTAATAGTGACGGTTATGATAAAAGATTACAGTAAGGGGCTATAACTGTATTGTAATCAAATTGAATGAAATGACTGGGGGAAGAAAAATGAGAGTGAAAGAGCAATTGTTAACTTTGAGAGCGTATGTACCTGGGAAAAACATTGAAGAAGTAAAAAGGGAATATGGATTATCGAAAATTGTGAAATTAGCATCGAACGAAAATCCATTCGGTTGCTCAGCGCGTGTGACAGAAGCATTAACTTCTTTAGCGAGCCAATATGCCCTTTATCCAGATGGATATGCCTTTGAACTTCGGACAAAAGTAGCGGAACATTTAGGTGTAAAAGCAGAACAACTACTATTTGGTAGTGGATTAGATGAAGTCATTCAAATGATTAGCCGAGCGTTACTACATGAAAGAACAAACGTTGTAATGGCGAATCCTACGTTTTCACAATATCATCACCATGCTGTTATTGAAGGAGCAGAAGTTCGTGAAGTATCACTTAAAGATGGTATTCACGATTTAGATGCAATGCTAGAGCAAGTAGATGATAAAACGAAAATTGTATGGATTTGTAATCCGAATAATCCGACAGGTACATATGTTGAGAAACAAAAATTACTTTCATTTTTAGAATCGGTTCCTAAGTCGGCTCTCGTTATTATGGACGAAGCATATTATGAATACGCGGAAGCAGAAGACTATCCGCAAACATTACCACTTCTTGAAAAGTATGAAAATCTTATGGTTTTACGCACGTTTTCAAAAGCATATGGTTTAGCTGCTTTTCGTATTGGATATGCGATTGGGGATGCGAAGTTAATCGGACAGCTAGAAGTAGCAAGGTTACCATTCAATACATCAACTGTAGCGCAATCTGTAGCACTCGCTGCATTAGAAGATCAAGCCTTTTTACAAGATTGTGTGAAAAAGAATGCTGAAGGTCTAAATCAGTATTATGCATTTTGTAAAGAATATAACGTATTCTATTATCCATCTCAAACAAATTTCATTTTCTTAAAACTTGGTATACCGGGTAATGAAGCTTTCGAACGATTAATGAAAAAAGGATATATCGTTCGTTCTGGTGCTGCATTTGGTATCGATGATGGTATTCGTATTACTGTCGGTTTGAAAGAAGAAAATGATGAAATTATAGAGTTGCTGAAAGAGCTTGTAAATGAGCAAGTACAGAAAGAAGAAACATATTCTTAAGAGATTGTGAAGGCTCCTATTATAGGAGCCTTTTTTATCGTATTAAAAATAAAGGTTGAAGACTGGTAATTAAGTTGTTCTGTAAATCACGGTTTGTATGGCTTGATAATTAGTGAGAGAAGTTATTTGCACGGTCATAAAAGAAAGCGGTACAATAGAAGATGATGATAAGGTATCGGTGTCATATCCGAACCTTTTGAACAATTACCTACTCTGTAAGAAGAAGTATAAGAAGAAGCATGCTCATTCTAAAGGTTGCGTTCTAACAGTGAGTTGCTTATGATAAAGTGAAACTTTAATCAGTGGGGGGATGTTTATCCCCCGCTGATTATTAGTTGAACCAATCGGGCTTTTACGGGCAGTTGATCCCCAAACTAATTTCTTTGCCTTAGCTGAATTTTGAGGTGGGGGTCTTACTGCCCGTTAATAGCGGGGTAAATGAACAGAAGAGAATATTTTTTAGAATTAAAGGAGACGTTTATGCAAAAGTTTGAACAAGTTGTTTCATATATTGAAAATGGTGAAGCGGAAAAAGGATTACAATTATTAAAAGAACAATTAAAAATTGCAAATGATGAAGAGAAGTATGATATCGCTCGTTACTATCATACACTTGGATTTACAGATGAGGCATTAGCGATTACTGAAGACTTACGTTTACTGTATCCGGAAGAAAGTGAATTCACTGTATTTTTAGCAGAATTATATATTGATCTAGATAAAGAAGATGAAGCGATTGAAGTACTTCATGATATTCCAGAAAATGACGATTTATATGTTCAATCTTTATTACTTGTTGCAGATTTATTCCAAATGCAAGGTTTTGATGATGTAGCAGAGCAAAAACTATTAAAGGCGAAAGAAATGATGCCTGATGAACCTGTTATTACGTTTGGGTTAGCAGAATTATATAGTAGTAAAGGTGAAGAACAAAAGGCAATTACTTATTATGAATCGCTATTAGCGGAACATAAAGTAATGGGTGGTGTTGTAATCGCACTTCGTCTTGCAGAAACGTTAAGTGCGATTGGAAACTGGGAAGAGGCGATTTCTTATTATGAAGCAGGCCTAGAGGAACAAAAAGATATTCACTCATTATTTGGATATGCCTTCACATTATACCAAGGTGAAGAATATCAGAGAGCAATCGGT from Bacillus cereus G9842 includes the following:
- the hepT gene encoding heptaprenyl diphosphate synthase component II yields the protein MKLQLMYSFLRSDINVIEKELKKTVASEQPLVEEAALQLIEAGGKRIRPVFVLLAGKFGDYKLDAIKHVAVALELIHMASLVHDDVIDAAFLRRGSATVNAKWGDRIAMYTGDYLFAKSLECITNIEIPEAHQALSHTILEVCKGEIEQIKDKYNYDQNLRTYLRRIKRKTALLIAASCQLGAIAAGANRDTVNRLFWYGYFVGMSYQIIDDILDFVSTEEKLGKPAGGDLLQGNITLPALYAMEDPVLRQKITSVHENSTASEMQEIIDAVKNSTAIDQAFAFSERYLHKALEIIKPLPRGQAKYALQNVAKYIGKRKF
- the ndk gene encoding nucleoside-diphosphate kinase encodes the protein MEKTFLMVKPDGVQRAFIGEIVARFEKKGFQLVGAKLMQVTPEIAGQHYAEHKEKPFFGELVDFITSGPVFAMVWQGEGVVDTARNMMGKTRPHEAAPGTIRGDFGVTVAKNIIHGSDSLESAEREIAIFFKEEELVDYSKLMNEWIY
- the aroC gene encoding chorismate synthase, with translation MRYITAGESHGPQLTTIIEGVPAGLSLVADDINEELARRQKGYGRGRRMQIETDQVQILSGVRHGETLGSPIALVVENRDFAHWIKVMGAEPLTKQEEKEMKRKVTKPRPGHADLNGAIKYGHRDMRNVLERSSARETTVRVAAGAVAKKVLAELGIEVAGHVIEIGGVQAKEVTYSSIEELKSITEASPVRCLDDEAGNQMMKAIDDAKANGDSIGGIVEVIVEGMPIGVGSYVHYDRKLDAKLAAAIMSINAFKGVEIGIGFEAAHRPGSEVHDEILWNEEHGYTKRTNNAGGLEGGMTTGMPIVVRGVMKPIPTLYKPLQSVDIDTKEPFTASIERSDSCAVPAASVVAEAVVAWELATALIEQFGLDRMELIRENIEKHNEYARGF
- the aroB gene encoding 3-dehydroquinate synthase; the encoded protein is MGNIHIQTKSKEYDVHVGKEALSHLTMIVQNMQPAVSNVMIISDEAVASLHLQTVIDALQVEQDVFSFVVPSGEKEKSFENFYAAHTSALENKLDRNSLILALGGGMIGDLAGFVAASFMRGIRFVQVPTTLLAHDSAVGGKVAINHPLGKNMIGAFHQPEAVVYHTPFLQSLPKKEWRSGYAEVIKHALIGDVELYHWLKEEVQTLADLRDEKLIHILTKAIPVKANVVSQDETEKGVRAHLNFGHTLGHALEKELGYGNITHGDGVAVGMLFAIFLSEQVYKVNLAYEDMKQWFLKYGYPKMPRDLNVERLVQLMKQDKKANAGAIHMVLMQEYGVVNVVSISDETVHIALEAFQKDMV
- the hisC gene encoding histidinol-phosphate transaminase, with product MRVKEQLLTLRAYVPGKNIEEVKREYGLSKIVKLASNENPFGCSARVTEALTSLASQYALYPDGYAFELRTKVAEHLGVKAEQLLFGSGLDEVIQMISRALLHERTNVVMANPTFSQYHHHAVIEGAEVREVSLKDGIHDLDAMLEQVDDKTKIVWICNPNNPTGTYVEKQKLLSFLESVPKSALVIMDEAYYEYAEAEDYPQTLPLLEKYENLMVLRTFSKAYGLAAFRIGYAIGDAKLIGQLEVARLPFNTSTVAQSVALAALEDQAFLQDCVKKNAEGLNQYYAFCKEYNVFYYPSQTNFIFLKLGIPGNEAFERLMKKGYIVRSGAAFGIDDGIRITVGLKEENDEIIELLKELVNEQVQKEETYS
- a CDS encoding tetratricopeptide repeat protein, which codes for MQKFEQVVSYIENGEAEKGLQLLKEQLKIANDEEKYDIARYYHTLGFTDEALAITEDLRLLYPEESEFTVFLAELYIDLDKEDEAIEVLHDIPENDDLYVQSLLLVADLFQMQGFDDVAEQKLLKAKEMMPDEPVITFGLAELYSSKGEEQKAITYYESLLAEHKVMGGVVIALRLAETLSAIGNWEEAISYYEAGLEEQKDIHSLFGYAFTLYQGEEYQRAIGAWQELKELDPEYASLYMYLAKSYEKEGMLQESYETLHEGIKVDELSVPFYVELANIAAKLGKIVEAEEVLQKALELDPGHLGATLKYAYILKEQEKYEDLIAIVERAIDSGEPDTQLLWDLAYAKKQLEMYSDALKHYESAYTSFKNHPDFLEEYGYFLLEEGKRKEAKEVFTQLLQLDPTQIHIEELLYNLEDFS